A stretch of DNA from Syntrophales bacterium:
CCTTTCTACGGTGTTGATGGCATGGGGTATGGATGTCAAAAAAAGTGAAGTGCATGGCATGGCGCAACGTGGTGGATGTGTTACAAGCCACGTGCGATTTGGTAAAAAAGTTTATTCTCCTTTGGAGAGAAAAGGTAACGTGGATATACTCCTAGCTTTTGAGAAACTAGAGGCAATCCGGTATTTGGACTTTCTGAAACCCAACTCGAGGCTAATTTTAAATGATCTTTCCATTTACCCACCTGCAGTCAATATGGGAGAGATGGATTATCCTGCGAACATAATCGATTTTT
This window harbors:
- a CDS encoding indolepyruvate oxidoreductase subunit beta; this encodes LSTVLMAWGMDVKKSEVHGMAQRGGCVTSHVRFGKKVYSPLERKGNVDILLAFEKLEAIRYLDFLKPNSRLILNDLSIYPPAVNMGEMDYPANIIDFLKGKFEEVVVVPAQSLASQAGHTRSENVVLLGVLSRWLEPEEKVWEEILQSFFPDNLVEANITAFRLGRSLFDKF